A portion of the Parasedimentitalea marina genome contains these proteins:
- a CDS encoding saccharopine dehydrogenase family protein → MGKTLVIGAGGVSSAAVHKMAMNSDIFTEITLASRRKFKCDDIATEVKSRTGVDIRTAEVDAMDVPAVVALIRESGAELLVNLALPYQDLKLMDACLEAGINYLDTANYEPEDEAKFEYHWQWAYQDKFKAAGLTAILGSGFDPGVTSVFATWLKKHKLDTIRQIDILDANGGDNGQAFATNFNPEINLREVLAEARHWENGAWQPTPAMTHKVEYDFPGVGPKNMYLMYHEELESLSTHFPEIERARFWMTFGDAYIMHATVLQNIGMTGIEPVMHDGHEIIPIKFLTTLLPDPSDLGALTKGKACIGDIATGQAKDGSGEKTYYIYNICDHEECYAEVGSQAVSYTTGVPAMIGAAQVLKGNWREPGVWNMEQLDPDNFMDMLNDHGLPWQVHELDGPVEF, encoded by the coding sequence ATGGGTAAAACACTGGTGATCGGCGCGGGCGGGGTTTCGTCTGCGGCCGTACATAAGATGGCTATGAACTCGGATATTTTCACCGAGATCACGCTGGCGTCTCGGCGCAAATTCAAATGCGATGACATTGCGACGGAGGTGAAATCGCGCACCGGCGTCGATATTCGCACCGCTGAAGTGGACGCCATGGATGTGCCTGCCGTGGTGGCCTTGATCCGCGAAAGTGGCGCCGAGTTGCTGGTCAATCTGGCGCTGCCGTATCAGGATCTGAAACTGATGGATGCCTGCCTTGAAGCCGGTATCAACTATCTGGACACGGCGAACTACGAACCCGAGGACGAGGCCAAGTTTGAGTATCACTGGCAGTGGGCCTATCAGGACAAGTTCAAGGCCGCTGGTCTGACCGCCATTCTGGGCTCAGGCTTTGATCCGGGGGTAACCTCGGTGTTTGCCACCTGGCTGAAAAAGCACAAATTGGACACCATCCGCCAGATCGACATTCTGGATGCCAATGGCGGGGACAACGGTCAGGCCTTTGCCACCAATTTCAATCCAGAAATCAACCTGCGAGAAGTCCTGGCCGAGGCACGTCACTGGGAAAACGGTGCCTGGCAGCCGACCCCGGCGATGACCCACAAGGTCGAATATGACTTCCCCGGCGTCGGCCCCAAGAATATGTACCTGATGTATCATGAGGAGCTGGAGTCGCTGTCGACCCACTTCCCTGAGATCGAGCGCGCCCGGTTCTGGATGACATTTGGCGACGCCTACATCATGCATGCGACAGTGCTGCAGAACATCGGCATGACCGGCATCGAGCCAGTGATGCACGATGGGCATGAGATCATCCCAATCAAGTTCCTGACCACGCTTCTCCCTGATCCCAGTGATCTGGGGGCCCTGACCAAGGGCAAGGCTTGCATCGGCGATATTGCGACAGGGCAGGCCAAAGATGGCAGTGGTGAGAAGACCTACTACATCTACAACATCTGTGACCATGAGGAATGCTACGCCGAGGTCGGCAGTCAGGCCGTTTCCTATACCACCGGGGTTCCGGCGATGATCGGTGCGGCTCAGGTGCTAAAAGGCAATTGGCGTGAGCCGGGTGTTTGGAACATGGAGCAGCTGGATCCCGACAATTTCATGGACATGCTGAACGATCATGGCCTGCCATGGCAGGTCCATGAGCTTGACGGCCCGGTTGAGTTCTAA
- a CDS encoding Gfo/Idh/MocA family oxidoreductase produces MTIRIAIIGAGIMGADHARIFATELPSVRLQVLCDAATDRAKALADQLGAQDVVSNPEAAILRDDVDAVVIASPDHTHAALTLTAINAGKPVLCEKPLSPNMDECIQVMKAEEALGRQMVQLGFMRRFDPSYSDMKLALTDGTLGQALMMHNFHRNVDTPPTGFEASMAITSSACHEFDVARFVLGTEFKSITAFAPAGVAGKVGPVFMVLETVDDQIVNIEVNNNATYGYDVRGELVGEKGSVFLNTPVTSKYNLGFKGYESYPADWRKRFSEAYRLQNKDFLQFVRSGKTSAAAADAWDGYCSTAVAEAGVAALASGQKTAVSLIEKPAFYK; encoded by the coding sequence ATGACTATTCGAATTGCCATCATCGGCGCTGGAATCATGGGGGCGGACCACGCTCGCATCTTTGCGACCGAATTGCCAAGTGTGCGTCTGCAAGTCCTGTGCGACGCTGCTACGGATCGTGCAAAAGCCTTGGCCGATCAGCTGGGCGCGCAGGACGTTGTTTCGAACCCAGAGGCCGCAATCTTGCGCGATGACGTGGATGCCGTTGTCATTGCCAGTCCGGATCACACCCACGCAGCACTTACTTTGACTGCCATCAATGCGGGCAAGCCTGTTCTGTGCGAAAAACCACTGTCCCCCAACATGGACGAGTGCATTCAAGTCATGAAAGCCGAAGAGGCACTGGGGCGGCAAATGGTTCAACTGGGCTTTATGCGCCGGTTTGATCCGTCTTATTCTGATATGAAACTGGCGTTGACGGACGGCACTTTGGGCCAAGCCCTGATGATGCATAATTTCCACCGTAACGTGGACACTCCACCAACTGGATTTGAGGCCAGCATGGCGATAACCAGTTCCGCCTGTCACGAGTTCGACGTGGCCCGGTTTGTTCTGGGGACCGAATTCAAAAGCATTACCGCCTTTGCGCCGGCTGGAGTGGCGGGCAAAGTTGGCCCCGTTTTCATGGTCTTGGAAACAGTTGACGATCAAATCGTCAATATCGAGGTCAACAACAACGCAACTTATGGCTATGACGTGCGCGGCGAATTGGTTGGCGAAAAGGGATCTGTGTTCCTGAACACGCCAGTGACGTCCAAATACAATCTCGGCTTCAAAGGATACGAGTCGTATCCGGCAGATTGGCGTAAACGCTTTTCTGAGGCGTATCGTCTGCAAAACAAGGATTTTCTGCAGTTTGTGCGTAGTGGAAAAACCTCTGCAGCTGCGGCGGATGCCTGGGATGGATATTGCTCAACGGCTGTCGCCGAAGCGGGTGTGGCGGCCTTGGCGAGTGGCCAGAAAACGGCAGTCTCACTTATTGAAAAACCTGCGTTCTATAAGTAA
- a CDS encoding Lrp/AsnC family transcriptional regulator, whose amino-acid sequence MDHKDRQIIRALQRNGRMTNQDLAAEVNLSPSPCLRRVKLLEKSGAIKGFSVDVDAASYGLPVTVFVRVTLERHTDACVGQFEQSVRQVDEVLECFVMTGVSDYLLRVVVADLADYENFVRKRLHSIGGIASIDTSFVYGVVKNTSVFPIIV is encoded by the coding sequence ATGGACCATAAAGATCGCCAGATTATCCGGGCATTGCAACGAAATGGTCGGATGACGAATCAAGATCTTGCTGCCGAGGTGAACCTGTCTCCCTCGCCCTGCTTGCGCCGGGTAAAGCTGTTGGAGAAAAGCGGAGCCATCAAGGGATTTAGCGTTGATGTGGATGCTGCGTCTTACGGGCTACCCGTTACGGTATTCGTGCGGGTAACACTGGAACGCCACACGGATGCCTGTGTGGGGCAGTTTGAGCAAAGTGTCCGTCAGGTCGACGAAGTTTTGGAGTGTTTTGTCATGACGGGGGTGTCGGACTATCTGCTGCGGGTCGTCGTGGCAGACCTGGCGGATTATGAGAATTTCGTGCGAAAACGACTACACTCCATTGGCGGCATTGCCTCAATTGATACCAGTTTTGTTTATGGAGTGGTCAAAAACACAAGCGTTTTTCCGATTATCGTCTAG
- the nspC gene encoding carboxynorspermidine decarboxylase, whose amino-acid sequence MADVMQTQAGDAGAFRQFDLSRVPSPCFVVDEVAVERNLAILRDVADQSGAQVLSALKAFSMFSLAPLVRRYLSGTCASGLYEAQLAREEYGGTVVTYCAGYKSSEIDQIIALSDHLIFNSPAQKDRFLPRVQASDRPVHVGLRINPEHSEGEIAKYDPCAPGSRLGTPVSQLDHAVLSGVDGLHMHTLCEQGFEPLARTWAAIEDRIKPYLGQLKWLNFGGGHHITRADYDREALIAFITDLRARTGLQIYLEPGEAVALDAGILVGEVLDLPRNQINLAITDISATCHMPDVIEAPYRPAMLDEVADGSSYRFGGPSCLAGDVIGDYARAQPLAIGDRFAFLDQAHYSMVKTNTFNGVALPAIALWNSNTDALTMIREFTYEDFRNRLS is encoded by the coding sequence TTGGCAGATGTGATGCAAACCCAGGCCGGGGATGCGGGGGCCTTTAGGCAGTTTGATCTGTCCCGGGTCCCCAGTCCCTGCTTTGTGGTTGACGAGGTTGCGGTGGAGCGCAACCTCGCGATCCTGCGGGACGTGGCTGATCAATCTGGCGCTCAGGTCCTGTCGGCGCTCAAGGCGTTCTCGATGTTTTCGCTGGCCCCACTGGTGCGGCGCTACCTGTCGGGCACCTGTGCCTCGGGCCTGTATGAGGCCCAGTTAGCGCGTGAGGAATATGGCGGCACCGTTGTTACCTATTGCGCCGGGTATAAATCCAGTGAGATCGACCAGATTATCGCGCTTTCGGATCATCTGATTTTCAACTCTCCCGCCCAAAAAGACCGGTTTCTGCCGCGCGTGCAGGCATCGGATCGCCCCGTTCATGTGGGCTTGCGGATCAATCCGGAACATTCCGAGGGCGAGATTGCCAAATATGACCCCTGTGCTCCGGGGTCCCGCCTGGGCACGCCAGTCTCTCAATTGGATCATGCGGTGCTGTCAGGCGTCGACGGGTTGCATATGCATACCCTTTGCGAACAGGGGTTTGAACCCTTGGCCCGTACATGGGCCGCGATCGAGGATCGGATCAAGCCTTATCTGGGGCAGCTGAAATGGCTGAACTTTGGTGGCGGTCACCACATCACCCGCGCTGACTATGACCGCGAGGCCCTGATTGCTTTTATCACCGATCTGCGAGCACGCACTGGGTTGCAGATCTATCTGGAACCAGGCGAGGCGGTGGCGCTGGACGCGGGCATTCTGGTTGGCGAGGTGCTGGATTTGCCGCGTAACCAGATCAACCTGGCCATCACCGATATCTCGGCCACTTGCCACATGCCCGATGTCATCGAAGCACCGTACCGTCCGGCAATGTTGGATGAGGTCGCAGATGGGTCGTCTTATCGGTTTGGCGGGCCATCGTGTCTGGCCGGTGATGTGATTGGTGATTATGCGCGGGCGCAGCCACTTGCCATCGGCGACCGGTTCGCGTTTTTGGATCAGGCGCATTATTCGATGGTTAAAACCAATACTTTCAATGGCGTCGCCCTGCCGGCCATTGCTCTGTGGAACTCGAACACGGATGCCCTAACGATGATCCGCGAGTTTACTTATGAAGATTTTCGCAACAGGCTTTCATGA
- a CDS encoding methionine gamma-lyase gives MRNQPDSFATRAIHHGYNPMDNEGSLTPPLHLTSTFAFETAEAGGEMFGGERAGHIYSRISNPTCDLLERRIAVLEGAEAGLALASGMGAITSAIWTLVAPGDEVILDKTLYGCTFSFMQHGLAKFGVTVTHVDLTNPENLRGAISAKTKVVYFETPANPNMRLVDIQAIADIAHEGDAKVIVDNTYATPYLTRPIELGADLALHSATKYLGGHGDVVAGLLVGSAELIQEIRLYGMKDMTGAVMAPFNAMLVLRGLKTLELRMDRHCSSAQTIAEMLEATPGVQKVWYPGLKSFEQHELAQRQMAQSGGMIAFELEGGLEAGRAMMNKLQLITRAVSLGDAETLIQHPASMTHSTYTPEERAVHGISEGLVRLSVGLEGVDDILADLRQALPHHPMHKAA, from the coding sequence ATGCGCAACCAACCCGATAGCTTCGCCACCCGTGCCATTCATCATGGCTATAACCCGATGGATAACGAGGGATCGCTGACGCCACCTTTGCATTTGACGTCAACCTTTGCCTTTGAAACCGCCGAGGCCGGCGGCGAGATGTTCGGAGGTGAACGCGCGGGCCACATCTACTCGCGTATCTCGAACCCCACATGTGATTTGCTGGAACGCCGTATTGCCGTGCTGGAAGGCGCAGAGGCCGGATTGGCGCTGGCCTCGGGCATGGGCGCAATCACCTCGGCAATTTGGACCTTGGTTGCCCCGGGTGACGAGGTGATCCTGGATAAGACCCTTTATGGCTGTACATTTTCCTTCATGCAGCATGGTCTGGCCAAGTTCGGCGTCACCGTCACCCATGTTGACCTGACCAACCCCGAGAACCTGCGCGGGGCCATCAGCGCCAAAACAAAAGTTGTCTATTTTGAGACGCCGGCAAACCCTAACATGCGTCTGGTCGACATTCAGGCAATCGCCGACATCGCCCATGAGGGCGACGCAAAAGTGATCGTCGATAACACCTATGCTACGCCCTATTTGACCCGGCCAATTGAACTTGGCGCCGATCTCGCCCTGCATTCAGCAACCAAATACCTTGGCGGGCACGGAGATGTCGTTGCCGGCCTCCTGGTTGGCAGCGCCGAGCTGATCCAGGAAATCCGGCTCTATGGTATGAAGGACATGACCGGGGCAGTTATGGCGCCTTTCAATGCCATGCTCGTGCTGCGCGGGTTGAAGACACTTGAACTGCGCATGGATCGCCATTGCTCTAGTGCCCAGACCATTGCCGAAATGCTAGAGGCGACGCCGGGGGTTCAAAAGGTTTGGTATCCAGGGCTGAAAAGCTTTGAGCAGCATGAACTGGCGCAACGCCAGATGGCACAGTCCGGCGGCATGATTGCCTTTGAACTGGAAGGTGGCCTGGAGGCAGGCCGTGCCATGATGAACAAGTTGCAGCTGATCACCCGCGCAGTGTCACTGGGTGATGCAGAAACGCTGATCCAGCATCCTGCCAGCATGACCCATTCGACCTACACACCAGAAGAGCGGGCCGTGCACGGTATTAGCGAAGGCTTGGTGCGCCTCTCTGTCGGCCTGGAAGGCGTCGATGATATCCTTGCGGATCTGCGACAGGCCTTGCCACATCACCCCATGCACAAAGCAGCTTGA
- the speB gene encoding agmatinase: MSIFLDSELTAAERSLDALFRVIPMPLERTVSYGAGTKHGPQAILEASDELERLCNGFEPCSRGIYTETAVNCDGPLPDVMDRLAMRTEAAVKAGKIPVTLGGEHSLSYGAVMGVARALGKPVGIVQIDAHADLRIAYQDEKHSHASVMHLLSEEGIHIAQFGVRALCQQEVDSRTQNNVFFRDAEDLVTTNTLAVDLPSDFPELIYVSFDVDGLDPAQMPATGTPVPGGLGFYQALRLVEHALKGRKCVGLDVVELAPDGNAAWDFTAAQIVYRLMAAATQ, translated from the coding sequence ATGAGCATTTTTCTGGACAGTGAACTGACCGCAGCCGAACGCAGCCTAGATGCGTTGTTTCGGGTCATTCCGATGCCGCTAGAGCGTACAGTGTCTTATGGGGCCGGGACCAAGCACGGCCCGCAGGCCATACTGGAGGCCAGTGATGAGCTGGAGCGTCTGTGCAATGGCTTTGAACCCTGCTCGCGAGGCATCTATACTGAGACCGCGGTGAACTGCGACGGTCCATTGCCTGACGTGATGGACCGACTTGCCATGCGCACCGAGGCGGCAGTGAAAGCCGGGAAAATTCCGGTGACGCTGGGCGGTGAACATTCCCTTTCATATGGGGCCGTTATGGGAGTGGCGCGGGCGCTTGGGAAACCGGTTGGCATCGTGCAGATCGATGCCCATGCTGACCTTCGAATCGCCTATCAGGACGAGAAACACTCGCATGCCTCGGTCATGCACCTGCTCAGCGAAGAGGGCATCCATATTGCCCAGTTTGGAGTGCGCGCGCTGTGCCAGCAAGAGGTGGACAGCCGGACACAAAATAACGTCTTTTTTCGAGATGCTGAGGATCTGGTAACGACAAATACGCTGGCGGTCGATTTGCCCAGTGATTTCCCTGAATTGATCTATGTTTCCTTTGATGTTGATGGCTTGGACCCGGCGCAAATGCCCGCAACCGGAACCCCTGTACCGGGTGGTTTGGGGTTCTACCAAGCCTTGCGACTTGTCGAACACGCGCTGAAGGGCCGTAAATGCGTCGGCTTGGACGTGGTAGAACTTGCCCCGGACGGCAATGCGGCTTGGGACTTTACTGCCGCGCAGATTGTGTATCGATTGATGGCTGCAGCGACCCAATAA
- a CDS encoding 1-deoxy-D-xylulose-5-phosphate synthase N-terminal domain-containing protein, producing the protein MSDHLPHLKTIEQRLLWLSHWMIHNANHIRPKTEEIKIGGHQASSASMVSIMTALYFSALRPEDRVAVKPHASPVFHAIQYLMGNLSREKMENFRGYGGVQSYPSRTKDIDDVDFSTGSVGLGVAITSFASIVQDYIQAKSWGEDQSLGRMIALVGDAELDEGNIYEALQEGWKNDLRNCWWIIDYNRQSLDGVVREGLFKRVEQIFDAFGWDVVRVKYGHLQRAAFEEPGGNELRKWIDNCPNQLYSALTYMGGAIWRQRLMESLGDQGDVTALIERRSDDELAALMENLGGNCVQTMADTFAAIDHDRPVCFLAYTIKGWGTPIAGHKDNHGGLMTKAQMTDWQVRMGVAPGEEWDKFATAADPVALQGFCDQAPFFAKGPRRYRDDIIDVPTIDWASGKDISTQMAFGKILDDLSKGDSLLADRIVTTSPDVTGTTNLGPWVNRRKLFARTHQADTFKAENIPSTAKWEFAPNGQHIELGIAEMNLFLLLAAAGLSHSVFGKRLIPIGTVYDPFIARGLDALNYACYQDARFMIVGTPSGVTLAPEGGAHQSISAPLIGMSQDGLAAFEPAFTDELAVIMQWAFGYLQKDGESDPDERTWLRDETGGSVYLRLTTNPIEQPGKRVDDDFRQGAIDGAYWLRKPGANCEIVIAYQGAIAPEAIKAAGIIGEGRRDVGVLAVTSADRLNAGWTAAQRARSNGTASAHSHVETLLKDLPRHCKLITVIDGHPATLSWLGSVHGHQTVPHGVEHFGQTGTIVDLYKHFRIDAQALVRSVGKLTNGREIPYLSAVS; encoded by the coding sequence ATGTCAGACCACCTGCCCCACCTTAAAACCATTGAGCAACGGCTGCTTTGGCTGTCTCATTGGATGATCCACAACGCCAATCACATCCGGCCCAAAACGGAAGAGATTAAAATCGGCGGCCATCAGGCCTCATCTGCATCGATGGTGTCGATCATGACCGCGCTCTACTTCTCGGCACTGCGCCCCGAGGACCGGGTTGCGGTCAAGCCGCATGCCTCGCCGGTGTTTCATGCCATTCAATACCTGATGGGCAACCTGTCACGCGAGAAGATGGAGAATTTCCGTGGCTACGGTGGTGTTCAAAGCTATCCCTCACGGACCAAGGATATTGACGATGTGGATTTCTCGACAGGCTCAGTTGGGCTGGGTGTTGCGATCACATCTTTTGCCTCGATAGTGCAGGACTACATTCAGGCCAAATCCTGGGGCGAGGATCAGTCCCTTGGCCGCATGATTGCCTTGGTGGGTGACGCCGAATTGGACGAGGGCAATATATACGAAGCCCTGCAAGAGGGCTGGAAAAACGATCTGCGCAATTGCTGGTGGATCATTGATTACAACCGCCAATCCCTCGACGGTGTAGTGCGCGAGGGGTTGTTCAAACGGGTTGAGCAAATCTTTGACGCCTTTGGCTGGGACGTAGTCCGGGTAAAATACGGCCATCTACAACGGGCCGCGTTTGAAGAGCCGGGCGGCAATGAGTTGCGCAAATGGATCGACAACTGCCCCAACCAGCTGTACTCGGCCCTGACTTACATGGGTGGGGCTATCTGGCGCCAACGACTGATGGAAAGTCTAGGTGATCAGGGCGACGTCACAGCTTTGATCGAGCGCCGCAGTGATGACGAGCTGGCTGCGCTGATGGAGAACCTTGGCGGCAACTGTGTGCAAACCATGGCTGATACTTTTGCAGCAATTGACCACGACCGCCCGGTTTGTTTTCTGGCCTATACAATCAAAGGCTGGGGCACTCCGATTGCAGGTCACAAGGACAACCACGGTGGTTTGATGACCAAGGCGCAGATGACCGACTGGCAGGTCCGCATGGGGGTAGCCCCCGGTGAAGAGTGGGACAAGTTCGCGACGGCTGCGGACCCCGTCGCACTACAAGGTTTTTGCGACCAGGCGCCATTCTTTGCCAAGGGCCCACGACGGTATCGCGATGACATCATAGATGTCCCTACCATTGACTGGGCTTCCGGCAAGGATATCTCGACGCAGATGGCCTTTGGTAAGATTCTGGATGATCTGTCAAAAGGCGACAGCCTGCTGGCGGACCGGATTGTCACAACATCACCCGACGTCACCGGCACCACCAACCTGGGGCCATGGGTGAACCGGCGCAAGCTGTTCGCCCGGACCCATCAGGCCGACACCTTTAAAGCCGAAAACATCCCGTCCACCGCGAAATGGGAGTTCGCGCCAAATGGCCAGCACATTGAGCTGGGCATCGCCGAGATGAACCTGTTCTTGCTGCTGGCGGCGGCTGGTCTGTCCCATTCAGTGTTTGGCAAACGCTTGATCCCAATTGGCACCGTCTATGACCCCTTTATCGCCCGTGGGCTCGATGCGCTGAACTACGCCTGCTATCAGGATGCGCGCTTTATGATTGTTGGCACCCCATCTGGTGTCACTCTGGCACCCGAGGGCGGCGCGCATCAATCTATCAGCGCACCGCTTATTGGTATGTCGCAAGATGGGCTGGCTGCGTTTGAACCCGCTTTCACGGACGAATTGGCAGTCATCATGCAGTGGGCCTTTGGTTATTTGCAAAAAGACGGTGAGAGCGACCCGGATGAACGCACATGGCTGCGCGATGAAACCGGTGGCTCGGTTTATCTGCGCTTGACCACCAACCCCATTGAACAACCCGGAAAACGTGTTGACGACGATTTCAGGCAGGGTGCGATTGACGGGGCGTATTGGTTGCGCAAACCCGGCGCCAATTGCGAGATCGTGATTGCCTATCAAGGGGCTATCGCGCCCGAGGCAATCAAGGCAGCCGGGATCATCGGTGAGGGACGGCGTGACGTTGGGGTCTTGGCGGTGACATCCGCTGACCGGCTGAATGCAGGCTGGACTGCCGCGCAAAGGGCCCGGTCAAACGGCACCGCCTCGGCACACTCACATGTTGAGACCCTGCTGAAAGACCTGCCGCGCCATTGCAAGCTGATCACGGTTATTGACGGTCACCCGGCTACTCTATCCTGGTTAGGATCCGTTCACGGTCATCAAACGGTGCCCCATGGGGTTGAACACTTTGGCCAAACCGGCACCATCGTCGACCTGTACAAGCATTTCCGCATTGACGCCCAAGCCCTTGTCCGATCTGTCGGGAAACTGACCAATGGTCGGGAGATCCCGTATCTTTCAGCCGTATCCTGA
- the speA gene encoding biosynthetic arginine decarboxylase, with protein MQKTPPHAVYAIDRWGMDLVSVLPNGDLGLKNPLNPDAPVVSLPSIIHGLQERGIHTPLLLRVSSFLEQGIRNINDSFAAAIDRVGYKGTYRGVFPIKVNQQAQVIDRIVEFGRPYSYGLEAGSKPELVIALAHRLARDALIVCNGVKDAEFIRLAILSRKLGFNTVIVLESPKELETVLQVVEELGQEPLLGVRVKLTNQISGNWAESSGDRSTFGMHTDQLVAVVDRLRDAGMLHCLKLQHSHLGSQIPDVNDVRRAVGEACRYFVELTREGVPLTHLDLGGGLGVDYTGEKAASENSINYSVAEYCANVVETVTYALDEAGLKHPTLVTESGRAVVATSSMLIFNVLEATLYDAHSAPKPDAGDHHLVTDLAAIAEYLSQKRLQECLNDATFYRNELRALFRRGYIDLRQMARGERIYLHLMSKIKHLAPEPGAAPEIDAHLEQLADIYHCNFSLFQSLPDVWAIDQLHPVVPLQKLNEEPDRRAVLSDITCDSDGKIDSFILADGVSKSLPVHGLDDTQPYYIGAFFVGAYQETLGDLHNLFGDTHVATIELRDDASFDLLHEQEGDTIAEVLSYVEYDPRDCVAAFRKLIDQAVSQNRLDAKDRKTLMAAYRDSINGYTYYE; from the coding sequence GTGCAAAAGACACCACCACACGCAGTCTACGCGATTGACAGATGGGGCATGGATCTGGTGTCGGTTTTGCCGAACGGCGATCTGGGCCTTAAAAATCCTCTGAACCCTGACGCGCCGGTTGTCAGCTTACCCTCGATCATCCATGGCCTGCAGGAGCGTGGTATCCATACGCCGCTGCTGTTGCGTGTCAGCTCGTTTCTTGAGCAGGGTATTCGCAACATCAACGATAGCTTCGCAGCCGCCATCGACCGGGTAGGCTATAAGGGGACATACCGTGGTGTGTTCCCAATAAAGGTGAACCAACAGGCGCAGGTGATTGACCGGATCGTCGAATTTGGCCGCCCTTATTCTTATGGATTAGAGGCAGGATCAAAGCCCGAATTGGTGATTGCACTGGCGCATAGACTGGCTAGGGACGCGCTGATTGTTTGCAACGGCGTCAAAGACGCGGAATTCATCCGGCTGGCGATCCTGTCGCGCAAGCTTGGCTTTAATACTGTCATCGTCTTGGAAAGCCCTAAAGAGCTGGAAACCGTTTTGCAGGTCGTTGAAGAGCTGGGCCAAGAACCCTTGCTGGGTGTTCGTGTCAAACTGACCAATCAGATCAGTGGCAATTGGGCCGAAAGTTCCGGCGATCGGTCCACCTTTGGCATGCACACCGATCAGTTGGTTGCGGTCGTTGACAGGCTTAGAGACGCCGGGATGCTGCATTGCCTAAAGCTGCAGCACTCCCATTTGGGCTCACAAATTCCGGACGTCAATGATGTACGTCGTGCCGTTGGTGAGGCCTGCCGTTACTTTGTTGAATTGACCCGCGAGGGTGTGCCCCTCACTCATCTTGATCTCGGCGGCGGTCTGGGGGTGGACTATACCGGTGAAAAAGCGGCCAGTGAAAACTCAATCAATTATTCAGTGGCAGAATACTGCGCCAATGTGGTGGAAACCGTCACCTATGCCTTGGACGAGGCCGGATTGAAGCATCCCACCCTTGTGACGGAAAGTGGCCGGGCCGTTGTTGCGACGTCGTCGATGCTGATTTTTAATGTGCTTGAGGCAACGTTATATGACGCGCATTCGGCCCCGAAGCCCGATGCTGGTGACCATCATCTGGTGACCGACCTTGCAGCCATCGCGGAGTACTTAAGCCAGAAACGTCTGCAGGAATGTCTGAATGATGCGACATTTTATCGAAACGAACTGCGGGCTCTGTTCCGCCGGGGGTATATCGACCTGCGTCAGATGGCACGGGGGGAACGGATTTATCTGCATTTGATGTCCAAGATCAAACATTTGGCGCCAGAGCCGGGAGCGGCTCCGGAAATCGATGCCCATCTGGAACAACTTGCTGACATCTATCATTGCAATTTCTCGCTGTTCCAGTCGTTACCAGATGTCTGGGCCATTGATCAGTTGCATCCGGTTGTGCCTTTGCAAAAGCTGAACGAGGAACCTGATAGACGGGCGGTCCTGTCTGACATCACCTGCGACTCGGACGGTAAGATCGACAGTTTCATTCTGGCCGACGGGGTGTCCAAATCGCTGCCGGTGCATGGGCTGGACGATACGCAGCCCTATTACATCGGTGCCTTTTTTGTGGGCGCCTATCAGGAAACACTGGGCGATTTGCACAATCTGTTCGGCGATACCCACGTGGCCACGATTGAGCTGCGCGACGATGCCAGTTTTGACCTGCTGCACGAACAGGAAGGCGATACAATTGCCGAGGTCCTGTCCTATGTTGAATATGATCCGCGTGACTGCGTTGCGGCCTTTCGTAAGTTGATTGATCAAGCGGTTTCACAAAATCGACTGGACGCCAAAGATCGAAAAACACTGATGGCCGCATACCGCGACAGTATTAACGGCTATACCTACTATGAATAA